The sequence below is a genomic window from Mesorhizobium shangrilense.
CTGAGATCGAACCGCATGAGGTACTTTCGCAAGCGGTCGGCATCATTGCCGCTGGTCTTCTGCAGCCTCGAGACGGCGAACAGTTTTCGCCCGGCCGCGCTGATCGAATTGCTGTCGCGGCAAACCTCCAGCACGGTCGCCAATTGCGCCCGGTCGAAGATGTCGATCCGGCTTTGCCGCTCAGGTCCGAGAATTTCCGCCAGAATGGCGTCGCGGTCACCGGCATCGCCGGCGCGCCACAAGACGCCGAGCCGCTCGGTCTCGTCGCGCACCGTCTCCTCGTTGATGCGGCCGAGCGGCGCCAGCGTCGCCATGCGGGTGATGGATGCCGAGAGGTCGCGGAAATTCGCCCGCCACATCGCCTCCGGCGCGATGGCGAATTTCAGGTAAAGGTCGCGCGCTTCCTTGTTGAAGGTGACGTTCTGTCCCTCGCGCTCGCTGAAGCGGCGCAGCTCGAATTCGAGATTGGGCTCGATATCTTCCTTGCGGTCGCGCAGCGCCGGCAACTGGAAGGTCCACAGGTTTAGCCGAGCGAACAGGTCCTCGCGGAACCTGCCCTCCTTCACGCCGATCGACAGATCGCGATTGGTGCCGGCCAGAAGCTGGAAATCCGACGTCACGTCCTGGTCGGCGCCGACCGGCAGGAAGCGCTTTTCCTCGATGGCCCTGAGGCACATGGCCTGCTCGTCGAGGCCGAGTTCGCCGATCTCGTCGAGGAACAGCACGCCTTTGTTGGCCGATTTCATCAGCCCGGCGCGCTCGTTCTGGGCGCCGGTGAAGGCGCCCTTGACGTGGCCGAACAGCGTCGACATCGCCTGGTCGCCGCGCAGCGTCGCACAATTGACCTCGATGAAAGCGCCGGAGACCTGCCGCTGCGCCTTCTTCAACTCATAGATGCGCCTCGCCAGCTGCGACTTGCCCGCGCCCGTCGGACCGGTGAGCAAGACCGGCGCCCGAGAGCGGATCGTCACCTTCTCTATCTGGTCGATCATCTGGTTGAAGGCGGGATTGCGTGTGGCGATGCCCGATTTCAGGAACGATGTCGCCTCGTCGCGCTCGGCCGTAAAGCGCGTGGCGATCGCGTCGTAGCGGGACAGGTCGAGGTCGATGATCGAATGGCTGCCCGATGCGTCGTCACGTCCCTCCTTGCGTGGCGAAAGCTGCAACAACCGCGCAGGAATGAAATGGGCCTCGGTGAGCAGGAACCAGCAGATCTGGGCGACATGAGTGCCGGTGGTGATGTTGACGAGGTAATCTTCCTTCTCGGGATCGAATGTATAGGCGCGAGCGAAGTCGCGCAGCGCGGTATAGACTTCGCTGAAATCCCAATGATCCTTCATGCCG
It includes:
- the rtcR gene encoding RNA repair transcriptional activator RtcR; the encoded protein is MRRRVAIGILGTTLDASGRDDRWKRWRPTVALCQQPGLFIDRLELIHDVHSQRLASQIIADIEQVSPATEVRPHIVGMKDHWDFSEVYTALRDFARAYTFDPEKEDYLVNITTGTHVAQICWFLLTEAHFIPARLLQLSPRKEGRDDASGSHSIIDLDLSRYDAIATRFTAERDEATSFLKSGIATRNPAFNQMIDQIEKVTIRSRAPVLLTGPTGAGKSQLARRIYELKKAQRQVSGAFIEVNCATLRGDQAMSTLFGHVKGAFTGAQNERAGLMKSANKGVLFLDEIGELGLDEQAMCLRAIEEKRFLPVGADQDVTSDFQLLAGTNRDLSIGVKEGRFREDLFARLNLWTFQLPALRDRKEDIEPNLEFELRRFSEREGQNVTFNKEARDLYLKFAIAPEAMWRANFRDLSASITRMATLAPLGRINEETVRDETERLGVLWRAGDAGDRDAILAEILGPERQSRIDIFDRAQLATVLEVCRDSNSISAAGRKLFAVSRLQKTSGNDADRLRKYLMRFDLSFEDIARR